The Chloroflexus aggregans DSM 9485 genome segment CATTGACCTCGATCAACTCAGCCCACGTTCGTTAAAGGCCGTCGAAGACGAAGCTGACGCTCTGCTCTGTGCATATATTGCCCTCTACGGTCATCGCTGGGGGGCAACACGCTGTCGAAGCTATGGTACGTTGGAGGGAGGAGCCATCTTTACGCCGGATTGGAGTACGTCCGACGAGTACTAGCACCTTGGCCGCTCTGCCGTTACCTCCAGTACGATGTCTGGATTAACAGCTACCGGTGCAGAAACCGATGTAGGTGCATAACTCTCCACGCCGGCGCGCTTGCGGCACTACTTTCCGAGCGATATGCTAGAGCACAACAGCCCACAATGAGTCGGGGCTGACGGCAACGAAGCCGAAACCGAGGAAGGAAGTGTGTGATGGCAACTTCTCACTATCCGCCGCGACAGGTATGGATGTTCTTTAGCCGTCACTTATGGGTTCTCATGGCTTTTTTGGCTTCCTGCCGTACTCATCGCTCGCGGCATCACATTCCCATCACCGTTTATCGATGTTTTCAGCGGGCCGCTCAATCCGGCCGCTTTTGGTCCATCGCTGGCGGCGCTGGTGCTCACGTGGCAACACGAGGGACGGCGTGGTGCGCTGGCGTTATTACGACGGGGACTTGACGTTCGTTTCGGCTGGCGCTGGTTGATCATCATTCTGATTGGGCCGATGATGATCTTCGGCGGATCGATCATCGCACTCTTCACCCTGATCGGGTTCTTCGTCATCCTGTTCACCGGCGGGCCGCTACAAGAAGTATTTGGCTGGCGCGGCTATGCCTCACCGCGCTTACAAGCACACTATGGCTCTGCCATCGCGAGCCTGATCGTCGGCGTGGCATGGTGGTTATGGCATGCACCGGCCGTCTTCATTCCGGGCCGGTTTATGACGAACGATCTTCTCTCTTTTGGCGCACTAACCATTGTAATCACCCTTACGTCATTTATCTTCACATGGGTTTACCAACACACCAATGGCAGCATACTAGCGTGCCTGTTGTTGCACACCACGATGAACTGGTCGATCTGGCCGGTGATGCCATCAATGCAGATTGACCTCATCACGATAGGGTGTATGATACTGGTTCTCTCTATCGTCGTTGGGTTCATGACAATCCCAACAGTCCGTTTCACCACGCACTAATCGAATCACTGTACCACTATGCTCGATAACATCGCTAGCACTGAACTCTTTTACCAATTCGGCCTTGCCCTACTCATCGGCGCGCTCATTGGCCTACAACGCGAGTATGCTCACGGTGCTAGCAGTGATCTTTTCGCCGGTGTACGCACATACGCAATCATCGGTGTGATCGGCTGTGCAGCCGGTTTGGCCGCGATCACGCTCCAAGCACCGGAAATCTTTGCGGCGATGGCCCTAGTAATAGGTGGATTACTGATTGCCGCATACGTTCTCAGTCACGGACGCGATGGCCCCGGTCTCACCAGCGAAATGGCTGTTCTCATCACGTTCCTGTGTGGAGGAATGGTCGCGTGGGGCTACGGAACGGTGGCAACGGCAATCGGGGTGGCAATTGCTATTCTGCTAGCCCTGAAAGCCCGTCTACACGGCTTAGCGCGCCAACTCAGCCCGCAAGATATGCAAGCTTCGCTCACGCTGGCCGGTATCAGTCTCATTGTTTTGCCGGTGTTACCGAATACGCCGATTGGGCCAGCTCCATTGGACGTGATTAATCCGCAGAAGATATGGCTACTCGTTGTGTTAATCTCGACGCTGAGTTTCAGCGGCTACATACTGCATAAAATTATCGGCACTACTCGCGGCATTGCGCTCACCGGTCTGATTGGTGGCATCGTTTCTTCAACTGCGGTCACCCTCAGTAATACCCAACGCAGCCGGATCACGCCGGAATTGAGTCAGGCATACGCACTGGCCATCTTGCTGTCGTGGGCGGTAATGTTTGTGCGTGTCGGGCTACTCACCGGCGCGATTGCGCCGGAGGTCTTACAGCGATTATGGCCGGTGTTACTGGCAGGAGGCAGCGGCTGCCTCATCTGGGGAGGATGGCTGGCGCGCCGGTCACGCCAGCATGAGGGAACGCCGTTGAATTTTGGCAACCCGCTTGAATTGCGTTCAGCAATCGGATTCAGTCTCCTTTACACTACTATCCTTGTCGGCGCCAATTTCGCCCGTACCCAGTTTGGTGAGACCGGACTCTTCATTACCAGCATCTTCGGCGGACTTGTCGATGTGGATGCAATCACGTTATCGCTCAGCGAGCTAGCAATCACCTCTGGCGGGCTATCCAATCGGTTAGCGGCCAGCGCTATTGGAGTCGCCGTTTTGACCAACACATTGATAAAAGGGGGAATTGCGCTGGTCGGTGGGAGTAGCCGGTTGCGCCGTTCAATCACACCGGCGTTATTGCTGATCACCGGATCCATACTAGGCACACTCTTCTGGCCGTGGTAATATCTCATTACGCTGGCTACCAGAGGAATGGCACCAAACGCCACGATCGCTGCTGATACGCACGATAGCCGGGAATAGTTGCCACGAGCATCTGTTCTTCATAGCTCAGCTTGGTTACTAACACAACCAGTAAGGCTAGCCACAAGGCCCAGCGCCACAATGTCGGTACATTCAGGACCCACGCTAATGTTACGATAAGCAGGCTAGCATACATCGGATGGCGGATCAGACGGTACGGTCCGGTACTAACCAGCTCGACCCGTGGCAACGGATCGGGCAATACCGAGAGCCGATGCAGGCGCATCGTGAGGAGAGCCCACAAGCTAAGGCCCAGCCCGGCGGCCAGCAATCCTAGCAAGAGCGGAGAGGATGGCAGGAGTGGCCCGCTGAAGGCGATGGCACCCAAACAGGCAAACTGACCAAACACCAAACCAAAGGAACGAAACGGCGAACGGATCATCATTGGTCATCTCCCAATGTAGCAGCATAAGGTCTATTCTCATGATTGCATCAATTCGCGGCGTGATCCAGAGCATTGGTAATGACTATCTGATAGTTGAAACCGGCGGTATTGGCTTTCTGATCTATGCACCACGCTCAACCCTCAGTGCCGCCGGTGCAGTTGGTAGCGACATCTTCCTTCACACCATCTTAATTGTGCGAGAAGATGCGCTCACCCTCTACGGTTTCAGCGACAACGCTCAGCGTAGTCTCTTTGAACAACTGATCGGAGTTAGTGGAGTTGGGCCAAAATTGGCGCTGAGTTTGCTATCGAGCGGGACACCGGATGAAGTGCGGAGCATGATCGCCGGTGGAGACGTAGCCCGATTGGCGCGGGTACCGGGGATCGGCAAGAAGACGGCCGAGCGGATTGTGCTTGAGTTGCGCGGCAAGATCGATTTCCGCCAGCTCGCGGCGAGCGGCAGTACGAGTGTCAGCGCTCTTGATCGCGAACTCAGCGAGATTTTAGTCAGTTTGGGCTACAGCGCCGCCGAGGCAGCCGCAGCGATCGCATCGTTACCCAGTGACGCACCACCGACGTTAGAGGAACGATTACGGTTGGCGTTACGCTATTTCGGCAGCGCATAACCGTCAAGGAGGGGCTTTGCGGCGCAATGCTTTTCCTACGATAACGGCCAACCGACGATGACCGGCCGGCCGTCGGCAAATCGTTCGATTTGGGCCAAAGCGATCACCGGCACCCCTAACGCAAGCAACGGTTCACGCCCCTGTTGAAATACCTTCTCCACCACGAACGCCGCTGCCACAACGCTGGCACCGGCCTCTTGCGCCATCTCGACCAACGCGAGGGCTGTCCGTCCATTGGCCAAGAAATCGTCGACAATTGCCACCCGTGCGTTAACGGGAATAAAGCGGGCGGTGATTGCCAATAGCACCTCTCCTCCTTTCGTAGGCGAAGAGACTCGGCGTGTAAGCGCCGGCATCGGCACATCGGGATGGTATTTTTTGGCATACACCAGCGGTATGCGACAGGCAAACGCTGTTGACAACGCCGGTGGAATACCGCTCGCCTCTGCCGTCAGGATAAGATCCGGCTGAAATGGTACAAGGCGGGTCGCGAGTTCAGCACCGATAGCCTGCATCAAATCGGTATCAATACGATGATTGAGCAGATGATCGATTTTGAGGATGCGATCATTGATCACAACAGCTTCGGCATTGATCCGCTGAACGAGTGGTGGGAATGGTTCACAGAGCGTAGTAGGCAAGAGGTTCATAAAATATTCCACAGGTCTAATAGATTGTTCCTTATCAGATGAACAATATTAACAGAGAGAAACGAACCGTCATGATCGTAGTCACGTGGAATATGTGGATAGAGCTTCAAATAATGCTTTCTGATGCGCTGCGCGGTGTGTGGACGACATGGGTATAGTTTTCCACATAGCGATGATTGTGTTTCGGGTGCGTGTACCTGTGCGCACATCTTCCACGCGCTATACACGAACTATTCCGCACGTTATCCACATAGGTGGCGAGTTTTCCACATAATATCGCAAGTTATCCACAAGGGCAGGATATAAAGAAACGGGGCGGTTAACCGCCCCGTTACACGATGTATCTGAGGTACTTACGACTTCTCACCGGAGCGATCGCGGTCGTCCAGATCGAGCGTGTTGATAAAATTGCGGAAGATCGACAGTGAATCCTCGTTAAGCTCGGGTTCCGCTTCGGTTTCAGCCTCGGGCTTCGGTTCTTCGCTGCGGCTTGCAGGAGTGGGGAGGGTTGCATCGGACTGTTCCTCTTCATCAAAGAGGACACCAGCTTGTTCAAGCACATGCTCAGCCACGAAGATGGGTGCTTGGACCCGCTCAGCAAGGGCGATAGCGTCACTCGGACGTGCATCCAATTCGAGGGTACGTCCTGCCTGATCAATGATAATCCGCGCGAAGAATGTATTGTCACGGATATCGTTGATATAGATCTGGCGAACCAAACCGTCTAACTCGCTAATAGCAGCCTTGAGCAGATCGTGGGTCATCGGACGTTGTGGTTCGTGACCTTGAATAGCTGACGCAATGGCGTCGGCTTCAAACTGGCCGATCCAGATGGGCAAATAACGATTGCCTTCAGTTTCGCGGAGAACGACGACCCGGCTCTGCGTCAATAGGCTGACACGGATACTATCGACAACGACTCGTATCATCGGCCGGCCTTTCGTGAAACGCCCATCACCGGTCATTGGGGAAGGCCGGATCGGGCAGCGAGAGTATCAAGTGCTAATATCTTATCATGCGATGAAAGATGCCGTCAAGATTGACACACTATTCTACTCGGTGTATTCTCTCGGCAGAGCTGAGCAGGATCGATCATGCAGGTTATTTTTAATCATCCTCCATGGTTTGAGCGATGGATGCGCAGTCGGCGACGGCTTGCTACGGCGCGTTATACCGTGCGTCGGTTGCGTAATCGGACGATTGTCTCGGTACTACGACCACCTGACGTTGCTCCCCTTCCGGTGGTGCAATGGCGCTTCCGCCTGTCACGTCAGGTTGGTCATGGATTTCTCCTCCTCGCCGTTATCGTCATGCTCGCAGTTGATTATAGTTTCCCTTGGCAGCAACTGATTACGGGTCGGCATCAGGTGCATACACCGAGTGTGGCGACAGTGGTGGCAACGTCGGCCGAGCAAGCGGTAGGCGTGGCGAGGGCAGTACGGGTGACCGCATCGGTAGCTCGTGAACCTGAGCCGATTGCACCGGCGTTACGTGCGCCGGTGCCGGTAGTGACGGCATATCGAACAACCCACCTGCTCGCGGAGGGGGAGACCCTGGCTGAGGTGGCGGCTCGCTATCAGATTCCGCTAAGCACATTAGTATGGACAAACGGCCTTGATCGTGGCGATGCCTTGCGGGTGGGGCAACCGTTGCGGATTGCCCGTTTGGCCGGTGTGACCCACACCGTAGAGGCTGGAGAGACGTTAGCCGCTTTGGCCGAGCGGTACGGGGTGGCACCGGAAGCGATTGCAACCTTTGCACCGAATCGGTTGCGCAACGGACAGTTAATCGTTGGCCAAGAGATTTTTATTCCCGGCGGGCGCCTGGCATGGTCACCCGAACAAGAAGCGGCATTTGCCCAGCGTAAGGCCGAGCCGGTTGGGATCGTCCTCGCTAATGAAACAAATGTTCGTTCTGGTCCAAGCACCGATCACCAACGTCTTGCCCAATTAACCGCTGGGCGGCAAGTTGCGTTGCGTGGGCGGTATGGCGATTGGGTATTGGTTGCTCTTGGGGAAACGATCGGTTGGATTCGCAGCGATCTGCTCGAGTTGGATCCGGAACAGGTTGCCGCACTGCCGGAAGTGCGCGACTTCCCTCCCCCACCGCCTCGTTGGGTTTGGCCGGCGCAGGGGGTGTTAACTTCAGGGTTTGGCCCACGTTGGGGCGGCTTTCATAATGGTATCGACATTGCGAATGTGGCTTGGACTCCAATTGTGGCTGCGAGTCGTGGTTGGGTGTACGAAGCCGGCCGGTGTAGCGGTTACGGCTACTGTGTGAAGATTCGCCATCCCGGCGGGATTGAGACGATTTACGGTCATTTAGTTACCCGCCCGGTTGTGCAGGTTGGTCAGGAAGTCAGTACCGGCCAATTAATCGGTTATATGGGAAGCACTTACGATCGTGCCGGTGGTGGATACTCGACCGGCGTGCATCTCCACTTTACGATCCTCGTCAACGGACGTGCAGTGAATCCACTCCGTTACCTACCGTGATGCGCAAAGCTTCCGCACTTGTGTCATGTCACCCGTGCTGCGTCTCGGTCATTCTACCTACGGTTGTTTGATACCGTAGCGTTTCACGCGGCCCTGTCACCGTATGGTACAATAGCGAGCGGAGTGACTGCGTAGTGCAGGTGTTTCACGTGAAACAGCAACTTACAGGCCCGCAACCACGTATCGTAGCGATTGCTAACCAGAAAGGCGGTGTCGGGAAGACGACAACCGCCGTCAATGTAGCCGGCGAATTAGCTCGGCGTGGCCAGCGTGTTCTGTTGGTCGATATTGATCCACAGGGAAATGCCACCACCAGCCTCGGTATCGCGAAGGCCTCGCTGACCGTCACCACCTACGATTTATTGCTCGGTAGTGCATCGCCGGAAACGCTCCCCCTCGCAACCGGACGAGAGCGGCTCGATCTGATTCCGGCCGATCAAGAACTTGCCGGGGCGGCTGTGGAGCTGGTCGGCGTCGAGCGGCGTGAATGGCGCCTGCACGATGGCTTGGTTCCACTACTGCCGCGTTACGATTGGATCATTATCGACTGCCCACCCTCACTCGGATTACTAACGCTTAATGCTCTCTGCGCAGCAAATGCGGTGCTGATCCCGCTCCAGTGTGAATACCTCGCCCTCGAAGGGTTGGCTCAACTCAAAACGACCCTCGAGCGAGTACGAGAGAGCCTGAACCCGACGCTCCGTATTCTTGGCGTCGTGATGACGATGTACGATGGCCGTACCAATCTGGCGCAACAAGTCGTTGATGAAGTGCAACGCTACTTCCCCCGTCTCA includes the following:
- a CDS encoding CPBP family intramembrane glutamic endopeptidase — its product is MLTWQHEGRRGALALLRRGLDVRFGWRWLIIILIGPMMIFGGSIIALFTLIGFFVILFTGGPLQEVFGWRGYASPRLQAHYGSAIASLIVGVAWWLWHAPAVFIPGRFMTNDLLSFGALTIVITLTSFIFTWVYQHTNGSILACLLLHTTMNWSIWPVMPSMQIDLITIGCMILVLSIVVGFMTIPTVRFTTH
- a CDS encoding MgtC/SapB family protein, which encodes MLDNIASTELFYQFGLALLIGALIGLQREYAHGASSDLFAGVRTYAIIGVIGCAAGLAAITLQAPEIFAAMALVIGGLLIAAYVLSHGRDGPGLTSEMAVLITFLCGGMVAWGYGTVATAIGVAIAILLALKARLHGLARQLSPQDMQASLTLAGISLIVLPVLPNTPIGPAPLDVINPQKIWLLVVLISTLSFSGYILHKIIGTTRGIALTGLIGGIVSSTAVTLSNTQRSRITPELSQAYALAILLSWAVMFVRVGLLTGAIAPEVLQRLWPVLLAGGSGCLIWGGWLARRSRQHEGTPLNFGNPLELRSAIGFSLLYTTILVGANFARTQFGETGLFITSIFGGLVDVDAITLSLSELAITSGGLSNRLAASAIGVAVLTNTLIKGGIALVGGSSRLRRSITPALLLITGSILGTLFWPW
- a CDS encoding methyltransferase family protein, with the translated sequence MMIRSPFRSFGLVFGQFACLGAIAFSGPLLPSSPLLLGLLAAGLGLSLWALLTMRLHRLSVLPDPLPRVELVSTGPYRLIRHPMYASLLIVTLAWVLNVPTLWRWALWLALLVVLVTKLSYEEQMLVATIPGYRAYQQRSWRLVPFLW
- the ruvA gene encoding Holliday junction branch migration protein RuvA; this encodes MIASIRGVIQSIGNDYLIVETGGIGFLIYAPRSTLSAAGAVGSDIFLHTILIVREDALTLYGFSDNAQRSLFEQLIGVSGVGPKLALSLLSSGTPDEVRSMIAGGDVARLARVPGIGKKTAERIVLELRGKIDFRQLAASGSTSVSALDRELSEILVSLGYSAAEAAAAIASLPSDAPPTLEERLRLALRYFGSA
- a CDS encoding phosphoribosyltransferase family protein, which encodes MNLLPTTLCEPFPPLVQRINAEAVVINDRILKIDHLLNHRIDTDLMQAIGAELATRLVPFQPDLILTAEASGIPPALSTAFACRIPLVYAKKYHPDVPMPALTRRVSSPTKGGEVLLAITARFIPVNARVAIVDDFLANGRTALALVEMAQEAGASVVAAAFVVEKVFQQGREPLLALGVPVIALAQIERFADGRPVIVGWPLS
- a CDS encoding bifunctional nuclease family protein codes for the protein MIRVVVDSIRVSLLTQSRVVVLRETEGNRYLPIWIGQFEADAIASAIQGHEPQRPMTHDLLKAAISELDGLVRQIYINDIRDNTFFARIIIDQAGRTLELDARPSDAIALAERVQAPIFVAEHVLEQAGVLFDEEEQSDATLPTPASRSEEPKPEAETEAEPELNEDSLSIFRNFINTLDLDDRDRSGEKS
- a CDS encoding peptidoglycan DD-metalloendopeptidase family protein; translation: MQVIFNHPPWFERWMRSRRRLATARYTVRRLRNRTIVSVLRPPDVAPLPVVQWRFRLSRQVGHGFLLLAVIVMLAVDYSFPWQQLITGRHQVHTPSVATVVATSAEQAVGVARAVRVTASVAREPEPIAPALRAPVPVVTAYRTTHLLAEGETLAEVAARYQIPLSTLVWTNGLDRGDALRVGQPLRIARLAGVTHTVEAGETLAALAERYGVAPEAIATFAPNRLRNGQLIVGQEIFIPGGRLAWSPEQEAAFAQRKAEPVGIVLANETNVRSGPSTDHQRLAQLTAGRQVALRGRYGDWVLVALGETIGWIRSDLLELDPEQVAALPEVRDFPPPPPRWVWPAQGVLTSGFGPRWGGFHNGIDIANVAWTPIVAASRGWVYEAGRCSGYGYCVKIRHPGGIETIYGHLVTRPVVQVGQEVSTGQLIGYMGSTYDRAGGGYSTGVHLHFTILVNGRAVNPLRYLP
- a CDS encoding ParA family protein translates to MKQQLTGPQPRIVAIANQKGGVGKTTTAVNVAGELARRGQRVLLVDIDPQGNATTSLGIAKASLTVTTYDLLLGSASPETLPLATGRERLDLIPADQELAGAAVELVGVERREWRLHDGLVPLLPRYDWIIIDCPPSLGLLTLNALCAANAVLIPLQCEYLALEGLAQLKTTLERVRESLNPTLRILGVVMTMYDGRTNLAQQVVDEVQRYFPRLICRTLIPRSVRLSEAPSHGRIAYEYDPHGRGAQAYALLTEEVIGREERTV